In Apium graveolens cultivar Ventura unplaced genomic scaffold, ASM990537v1 ctg3671, whole genome shotgun sequence, one DNA window encodes the following:
- the LOC141701271 gene encoding protein STRUBBELIG-RECEPTOR FAMILY 8-like: protein MKIKCTHSSFEFRLVLLIALVFNLSVVQGVTDPSDVEALQELYISLNCSTQLTGWTSIDGDPCGESWMGITCQTSAIVSIQISGLGLSGSMGYMLSGLGSLKILDVSDNRIHESIPYQLPPNLTKFNIANNNFSGNLPYSIASLLSLSYLNTSSNSLGQSVGDIFANLTDLLTLDLSHNNLSGNLPTSFSSLSNLLVLHLQNNQLTGSLHVLDGLPLTDLNVANNNFSGSITQKISSISNFIYDGNLFDESPAYPPPRPLRRSRHNKGDSSGSHASWGSDGQSCNSFKGNKNRLTIGPILGTVLGSLVVVVLAAAALFAGICKKKRKDNTTKNSFGNIPLIPERVNNKGHEQRTKPTPTTLDLRSLTMENLMCHKMQGNNGSVNIVKSPVIATSYNISTLQGATNSFSQENLVGEGTLGRVYRGKFHNGKVMAIKKIENAALSLQDEDNFLEAISHMSRLRHPNITLLTGYCTEHGQRLLVHDYIGNGSLQDMLYLSDDRSKVLTWNVRIKLALGVARALEYLHEVCLPSVVHRNLKSANILLDQELNPYLSDCGLAALLPNTERQVSSAQMVGSFGYSAPEFALSGIYTVKSDVYSFGVLMLELLTGRKPLDSSRVRAEQSLVRWATPQLHDLDALARMVDPALNGMYAVKSLLQFADIISFCVQPEPEFRPPIPEVVQALVRLLQRASIQKRRSSEDIGFYMNT, encoded by the exons ATGAAGATCAAATGTACGCATTCGAGTTTCGAGTTTCGTCTCGTGTTGCTTATAGCGTTAGTTTTCAATCTAAGTGTTGTTCAAGGCGTAACGGATCCTTCTGATG TTGAAGCACTACAAGAGTTGTACATTTCATTGAATTGTTCTACACAGCTAACTGGTTGGACATCAATTGATGGTGATCCATGTGGGGAATCATGGATGGGGATTACGTGTCAAACTTCTGCTATTGTTTCTAT TCAAATTTCCGGGCTAGGACTCAGTGGTTCAATGGGCTACATGCTTTCCGGTCTTGGTTCGCTAAAAATATT AGACGTGAGCGACAACAGGATTCATGAGTCAATTCCTTATCAGTTACCACCAAATCTTACTAAATT TAATATTGCAAACAACAACTTCAGTGGGAATCTTCCTTATTCCATTGCGAGCTTGCTCTCTCTTAGTTATCT GAACACAAGCAGCAATTCACTTGGTCAGTCTGTTGGAGATATCTTTGCAAATCTTACTGACCTTTTGACCTT GGATCTCTCTCACAACAACTTGAGCGGAAATCTTCCcacttcattttcttcattgtcAAATCTTTTGGTTCT TCATTTGCAGAACAATCAGTTAACTGGTTCACTTCATGTTCTGGATGGGCTTCCTCTGACTGATTT GAATGTGGCAAACAACAATTTTAGTGGATCGATAACACAAAAGATTAGTTCCATTAGCAACTTCAT ATATGATGGGAATTTATTTGATGAGAGTCCTGCATACCCTCCTCCACGACCACTTCGTAGATCTCGTCATAACAAAGGCGATTCTTCAGGTTCACATGCATCTTGGGGTTCTGATGGCCAATCATGCAATTCATTTAAAGGAAACAAGAACAGACTGACAATTGGACCTATTTTAGGCACTGTTTTGGGTTCTTTGGTGGTGGTAGTTTTGGCTGCAGCTGCCCTTTTTGCAGGCATTTGTAAAAAGAAAAGGAAGGATAACACGACAAAAAATTCTTTTGGAAATATTCCTCTTATCCCAGAAAGAG TGAATAACAAGGGTCACGAGCAGCGAACAAAACCCACTCCAACTACATTAGATTTGAGGTCCCTCACCATGGAGAACCTAATGTGTCACAAGATGCAAGGAAATAATGGATCTGTCAATATAGTAAAATCACCTGTAATTGCTACATCATATAATATCAGCACTCTTCAAGGTGCAACAAACAGCTTTAGTCAAGAAAATCTTGTTGGTGAAGGAACCCTTGGTCGTGTTTACAGAGGAAAGTTCCATAATGGGAAG GTTATGGCCATTAAGAAGATAGAAAATGCAGCACTGTCATTGCAAGACGAAGATAATTTTCTTGAAGCCATTTCACACATGTCACGCCTTAGGCATCCAAACATCACTCTCCTAACAGGTTATTGTACAGAACATGGGCAACGTCTTCTTGTTCATGATTATATTGGCAATGGGAGTTTGCAGGACATGCTTTACTTATCTGATGATAGGAGCAAGGTTCTGACATGGAATGTTCGTATCAAATTAGCACTTGGCGTTGCTCGTGCCCTCGA GTACTTGCATGAAGTTTGCCTACCTTCTGTCGTCCACAGAAACTTAAAGTCCGCGAACATATTACTTGACCAAGAGCTTAATCCCTACTTGTCAGATTGTGGTTTAGCTGCTCTGCTACCAAATACAGAGCGACAG GTATCATCAGCTCAAATGGTTGGCTCATTTGGTTATAGTGCTCCTGAATTTGCCTTATCTGGAATTTACACCGTAAAAAGTGATGTGTATAGTTTCGGAGTGTTGATGTTGGAGCTATTAACAGGTCGCAAACCATTGGATAG TTCAAGGGTGAGAGCAGAGCAGTCACTTGTAAGATGGGCTACTCCTCAACTTCATGATTTAGATGCCCTGGCAAGGATGGTTGATCCGGCACTGAATGGCATGTATGCAGTAAAATCTTTGTTGCAATTTGCTGACATCATTTCCTTTTGTGTCCAG CCTGAACCTGAGTTTCGGCCTCCTATCCCTGAAGTTGTGCAAGCTCTTGTGCGATTGCTGCAAAGGGCAAGCATACAAAAAAGACGATCAAGTGAGGATATAGGCTTTTATATGAACACCTGA